TCATCTCGCCTTCGTCGAGCTCGGCGAAGGCGGCGAGCGAGGCGCTCGCGGTGTGGCGGACCCGGACGAAGGCCGGAAGCAACCGGGTGCCGTCGGCGTCGGCGAGTTTGGTGACCGAGGTGCCGAAGTACTCACCGATCAGCGACCAGTGCAGGTCGCCGGACTCGCGTAACAGCCAGTTCTCGGAGAGGCCACCGGTGGCGAGCGTCGGCAGGCCCAGCACGACGTGCCGGGCGGTCACGAGACAGAACCGCAGGGGTGGTGAACGGGGAGCTGCGTGCAGCCGTGCCGCCACCTGTTTGAGCCACATATTCGGTGATATAACGGGCCAGAAATCACACTCGTCTGCACCAGCACACTCCCCCGTGTCATCCGTTGCATGTAGAACGTAACCCGGTGGATCACTCGCGTCTACAGCGTCCTGGGGTCACTTTTCGCCTTACTGAGCGTGACCTTCCTACCCGTCCGGGCAGCGGGCAAGACGGTCACTCGCGCAGCACACACCGGGGATTCCCGGACCCTCACCCCCACCTCGCGAGTCGAATCTGGAGGATGCAGTGGACAGGATTTGCGTCATTCGCCACACGGAGCGAGCGGGCGGTCACTCGTGATCACGGGATCCGTCGGCACCGGATTGCTGAGCGCCCTCCTCCCCTCCGGTGTCGCCGTTGCCGAACTGTTCGCCGATCCACCGCACATCGACCTGCATCCGCAGGAGGCGGCCGTCGTGGCCGGCGCGGTCGACAAGCGCCGCCGCGAGTTCGCCGCCGTCCGTCTGTGCGCCCGCGCGGCGCTGAGACGCATCGGAGCGACACCCGGACCGATCGTGCCGGGCCCCAAGGGTGCACCGCAGTGGCCGGACGGGGTGGTCGGCAGCATGACGCACTGTGACGGCTACCGAGCGGCGGCGGTAGCTCATCGCACTATGTTCGCCTCGATCGGTATCGACGCCGAGCCGCATGCCGCTCTGCCCGAGGGCGTGGAGAAGCTGACCGCGCTGCCCGAGGAGCGAACGGCACTGAGTCGGCTGGCGGTCACCCACCCTCGCGTCCACTGGGACCGGCTGCTGTTCAGCGCCAAGGAGAGCGTTTACAAGGCGTGGTTCCCCCTGACCGGCCGCTGGCTGGACTTCATGGAATGCGCCATCACGCCCGATCCGGAATGTCATACCTTCACGGCCGACTTCACCGTGCCCGGACCGGTCGTCGGCGAAGACCGGATCAACAGGTTCACCGGACGCTGGCACGCCGGGGGTGACGCTCGGCATGTCGTCACCGCTGTCACCGTGCCGTGGCCCGCCGGAAAGTGGGGCGGCGCAAACCGGTCGCCCGAGAGCCTCGGCGTCTACGCAGGAGGACGGTGACGCCTCGCACTGGCCGACCCAGTCACAACTGACGCCGGGCACGAGGCCGATGTCGCGCGGGTGTGCGGCGGACGAGCATGTCAGCGTGCTGTCAGCGCATCTTGCGAGAGTCGGTCTCGTGAACGGCGCAGGGGTAAGTCCCCGGAGCCGGACACGGGGAGAGGTGCCCGGAGTGGTTGATCGGGGACCAGCGAGCTCGCCTCACGGTCGGGCCCCCTCGGGGCCCACGCAGGTTCGAATCCTGCCCTCTCCGCCGTAAACCCCTTCAGGGGGCTGTGCCGGGCCGGCGCATCGGCCCCTGAGCCCGCGGTCACCGTTACTCGGGGACTGAGGTGCCTGGTGATAGTAGAGCCGCCGTCCAGTGTCACCCTCACAGACCGACTGCGCGGCCTGCTGACCCAGATCCACCCGTGGGATCTTTGACGCGTTGGACGAGCGGACCGTGACGGTCCCGGGCACCGTCGCTGCCGCCGGACCTAGATACCGGTCGTGCCGTCGAGCAACTCGCGCAGGATGTCGAGGTGACCGTTGTGGCGGGCTGTCTCCTCGGTGAGGTGCAGCAGGATCCAGCGCAGGTCGACGTGGAGGCCGTTGCGGATGGTTCCCTCAGCCCGCTTGTCCAGGTCGTTCCCGGCGACCAGTTCGCGGTAGCGGGCGCTCTGTTCGGCGTACTCCTCGAGCAACTGCGCCAGCGGGAATTCGACGGCGATACGCATCTCGCGGTCGGGGTCCTCATCCGTCCAGGGGCCCCGGTCCTCCTCCCCGAGGAAGACCACCTGGAACCAGTGGTACTCGACCCAGCGGAGATGGTTGATCACTCCGCTCATGGTCATCAGCGGTGAGCCGGGCAGGAGCGCCTTGCGGGCGTTCTCCGCGGAGACACCCTCGCACTTGGCGCGGGCGGTGTCCCGTGCGTAGTCGAGAAACGTGGTGAGCTGGGAGCGCTCGTCCCACGCGGGCGGTGTGTCGTCGATTCTCGTCATCGCGCGAAGCCTCCCCGATCACCGCGGCCGATGTCCAGGCATTTACCACCGAGTCTGTGCAGACGTAGTGGTCGGCGTCGGCGACATCACCGGCGACGGCGCGAGCGACCTGATCGCCCGCGACACTGCCGGCAACCGCCGCTCGCGCAAGGCAATCGGACGCCGCCCAGCCGGCCAGCACAGGTCCGTCCATGTAGAGGCCACTGGAGACGAACCACAGCCGGGCATCGAGCGTCTACAGGTGCGTGGGTGCGCACTGACCTCGCGCACCGAGTCGTATTCGAGGGGAACCGAACACGCATGAAGACCAAAACGACCACCGTGGCCCTTGCGGCGATCGTCGCTGCCGGCACCGCCGTCGCCGCCGTCCCGGCCTCGGCGGCCACCGCCAAGGCCGCGCCGTCGCGTTGCCACACCGCCGACCTGAAGGCCGGTTTCGCCACCGGGGACGACGCGAAGCCGGAGATGGGGCGGCCCGGGAAGCAGACGCAGGCGTTCGTCTGGTTCACCAACAAGAGCAACCGCACCTGCACCCTGTCCGGCTTCGCCGGTGTCGACATGGTCGGCGCCCAGAGGACCGACGGCACCTGGTCCCTGGTGCGCTCCTCCAAGAGGCCCACGAGGATCACCCTGGGGCGGGGGGACACGACGGACTTCAGCATCAACCTGCTCCCCGTTGCCAGGTCCACGCCGCAGAAGGAGAAGTTCGTCCCCGCGACGTTCCTGGTCACCCCGCCGAACGAGACGAAGCACTTCACCCTGAAGTGGCCCTTCGGCGGCCAGATCCTGAAGCAGGACGGTGCCACCCACCCGGGCACGTACCTCAACCCGGTCGGACAGTAATCCCCCGCGTCCGCGCGGTCAGGGCTCCAGGTGGGCCTTGACCGCGCGGCGCTCGTCCATCGCCCGGTAGCCCTCGGTGACCTGGGCCAGGGGCACGATGAG
Above is a genomic segment from Streptomyces collinus Tu 365 containing:
- a CDS encoding 4'-phosphopantetheinyl transferase family protein, which gives rise to MLSALLPSGVAVAELFADPPHIDLHPQEAAVVAGAVDKRRREFAAVRLCARAALRRIGATPGPIVPGPKGAPQWPDGVVGSMTHCDGYRAAAVAHRTMFASIGIDAEPHAALPEGVEKLTALPEERTALSRLAVTHPRVHWDRLLFSAKESVYKAWFPLTGRWLDFMECAITPDPECHTFTADFTVPGPVVGEDRINRFTGRWHAGGDARHVVTAVTVPWPAGKWGGANRSPESLGVYAGGR
- a CDS encoding DinB family protein produces the protein MTRIDDTPPAWDERSQLTTFLDYARDTARAKCEGVSAENARKALLPGSPLMTMSGVINHLRWVEYHWFQVVFLGEEDRGPWTDEDPDREMRIAVEFPLAQLLEEYAEQSARYRELVAGNDLDKRAEGTIRNGLHVDLRWILLHLTEETARHNGHLDILRELLDGTTGI
- a CDS encoding DUF4232 domain-containing protein, coding for MKTKTTTVALAAIVAAGTAVAAVPASAATAKAAPSRCHTADLKAGFATGDDAKPEMGRPGKQTQAFVWFTNKSNRTCTLSGFAGVDMVGAQRTDGTWSLVRSSKRPTRITLGRGDTTDFSINLLPVARSTPQKEKFVPATFLVTPPNETKHFTLKWPFGGQILKQDGATHPGTYLNPVGQ